DNA sequence from the Methanolobus sp. ZRKC5 genome:
GACCAATCAGATTTTCCATTATTTCCATACCTTTACCCACAGAGGTCCTGAAATGTGAAAGGCCTTCTGAAAGGTCACACTGGTACAGATAATATGGTCTGACCCTGTTCTCTACCAGCTTGTGGAAGAGCTTCTTCAGTATCCTGTAACAATCGTTCACACCTGCAAGCAGAACTGTCTGGTTACCCAGCGGAATTCCTGCGTCCGCAAGTTTTTGCAGGGCTGCTCTTGAAGAAGCCGTGACTTCACGAGGATGATTGAAATGGGTGTTTACCCACACAGGATGGTGTTTTTTCAACACATTCACAAGATTATCAGTTACACGGTATGGAAGAACAACAGGCATCCTGCTGCCAATTCTTATGACTTCCACATGTGGAATAGCCTTAATTTCTGTGAGGATCCAGTCCAGATACTCGTCTGAAAGCATGAATGGGTCACCGCCTGAGAGCAGAACATCCCTTATTTCCGGATTGCTGGCTATATATTCAATTCCCTGAAGAACTTCATCTTTTACAGGGATGGAATCTACATCACCCACCTTTCTTTTTCTTGTGCAGTGCCTGCAATACATAGAACATACGTTACTTATATGGAAAAGTACCCTGTCAGGATACCTATGTGTCATTCCAGGTACAGGGCTGTCGTGATCTTCACTTAACGGATCTTTCATGTCATCGCAGGAAAGGATTAATTCCTTAGGTGAAGGAAAGGATTGCATGAAGA
Encoded proteins:
- the ablA gene encoding lysine 2,3-aminomutase, whose translation is MKSYQRRQQNIVDRIDSEEPLTKWNDWKWQLRHSVTDIDTFETLLNIKFEADEREALEKTLDTFPLSITPYYLSLIEVEDFRNDPIFMQSFPSPKELILSCDDMKDPLSEDHDSPVPGMTHRYPDRVLFHISNVCSMYCRHCTRKRKVGDVDSIPVKDEVLQGIEYIASNPEIRDVLLSGGDPFMLSDEYLDWILTEIKAIPHVEVIRIGSRMPVVLPYRVTDNLVNVLKKHHPVWVNTHFNHPREVTASSRAALQKLADAGIPLGNQTVLLAGVNDCYRILKKLFHKLVENRVRPYYLYQCDLSEGLSHFRTSVGKGMEIMENLIGHTSGFAVPSYVIDAPGGGGKIPVMPNYLISWSTNKVILRNYEGVITSYAEPDSYEAVYCDRKCDDCKLQLKLDDAKESQSVGIASLLSDYDDALSLVPEDTARMERRNVE